In Aricia agestis chromosome 16, ilAriAges1.1, whole genome shotgun sequence, one genomic interval encodes:
- the LOC121734834 gene encoding connectin-like — MEHRLATVYLTMILVFANEMSTAVPAENKRRKEKNGFQKNICDVSDRESKVHCYCENTREPRNATKAECWVFNGGIPRDDPIWKSFASQPLLQSLSFNVRVDGAMNYVPTKPLQYLQRLKHINIKYGNIANVSSYAFANLTNLKEATLTSNQIEALKPYAFAHLPNLTVINLEENTILEIGRDTFFDVPKLQKLMFTKNNISYINDGAFQHTFNLLELDLNRNSIFSLNRHTFDGLANLRKLDLRRNHIYNLTEFTFAELWNLQELLLSYNDIKYVSARAFDGLSQLRKLSLDNNNLASIPADLFAGVRGLSVLDLSSNHLHKITYDDIKPILDNLKPSNSSLQLEGNKFICDCRLKWMYTLRDETDSKSTKDSLLKVTCQDDERIVTSAFNRLENRGESNIAIKNIEENEGVKVNKDIKNKSKSGIRNVFKISPESLPCPVPKPETTKLPFVVDYVKPFDHNTRPLRFQEINYANKGTMVECIFGSLLFLFYFT, encoded by the exons ATGGAGCATCGACTAGCGACTGTTTATTTAACAATGATACTCGTGTTCGCCAACGAAATGTCAACAGCCGTTCCGGCCGAGAATAAAAggcgaaaagaaaaaaatggctTCCAAAAGAATATCTGCGACGTCTCAGATCGAGAATCAAAAGTGCATTGCTATTGTGAAAATACGAGAGAACCTAGAAATGCGACGAAAGCGGAGTGTTGGGTGTTTAATGGAGGAATACCTAGAGACGACCCCATCTGGAAAAGTTTTGCTTCCCAACCTTTATTGCAAAGTTTGTCGTTCAATGTAAGGGTAGACGGCGCTATGAACTACGTCCCAACAAAACCGCTCCAGTATTTACAGAGGCTCAAACATATTAATATCAAATACGGAAACATTGCAAACGTGAGCTCATACGCTTTCGCCAATCTGACGAATTTAAAGGAGGCGACGCTAACGTCAAACCAAATAGAGGCTTTGAAGCCCTACGCGTTCGCCCACCTTCCCAACCTGACAGTGATAAATTTGGAGGAGAACACGATACTTGAAATAGGCAGGGACACGTTCTTTGATGTACCGAAATTACAGAAATTGATGTTCACCAAGAATAATATTTCCTACATAAATGATGGAGCGTTTCAACATACGTTCAATCTATTGGAATTAGATCTGAACAGGAATAGTATTTTCTCCTTAAACCGACATACCTTTGATGGATTGGCCAATTTGCGGAAATTGGATCTTAGAAGAAACCATATTTACAATTTGACTGAGTTCACTTTTGCCGAACTCTGGAACTTGCAAGAGTTACTTCTGTCCTATAACGATATCAAATACGTATCGGCCAGGGCGTTCGATGGCCTCTCGCAACTTAGGAAATTATCcctcgataataataatttggcctCGATTCCTGCGGATTTATTCGCTGGAGTTAGGGGATTGAGCGTATTGGATTTGAGCTCGAATCACTTACACAAAATTACTTACGATGACATTAAACCCATTCTGGATAATTTGAAACCATCAAACAGCAGCTTACAACTTGAAG gtAACAAATTCATCTGTGACTGTAGGTTGAAATGGATGTACACACTCAGGGACGAAACTGACAGTAAAAGCACTAAAGACTCGCTTTTAAAAGTAACATGCCAAGATGATGAACGGATAGTTACTTCTGCTTTTAACAGACTAGAAAATAGAGGAGAATCGAATATCGCAATCAAAAACATAGAAGAAAATGAAGgcgttaaagtaaataaagacattaaaaacaaatcTAAAAGTGGTATCAGAAATGTATTCAAAATATCACCAGAGTCTCTACCATGCCCAGTTCCTAAGCCAGAAACTACCAAACTTCCGTTTGTAGTAGACTATGTAAAGCCTTTTGATCATAATACAAGGCCTCTAAGATTCCAAGAAATTAATTATGCTAATAAGGGAACTATGGTTGAATGTATATTCGGCAGCTTATTGTTCCTTTTCTATTTCACTTAG